The following are from one region of the Silene latifolia isolate original U9 population chromosome 9, ASM4854445v1, whole genome shotgun sequence genome:
- the LOC141601772 gene encoding uncharacterized protein LOC141601772: MALLSGMVYCWIVIFYCFLVVSSIALRKPLPQEGHVITTLIKVPLEALSALEASKANIVIVRWRESVCNAIQDFFQSGKLLKQLNHTLITLVPKCALPQNVTQFRPISYCNVIYKCISKLLCSKLSEVLPDVISDNQGGFVKGRSIVENILICQDIVRLYNRKAISPRFLLKVDLKKAYDSISWEFLEQMLGALNFPEQFTALLMECVRSASYSLVLNGDIFGFFKWKKGLRQGDPLSPLMFTISMEYLSRVLAFITENMDFKFHPMCGKLKLSHLMFADDLLLFSKGDVESIMVLLRAFATFSKASGLQMSPSKTNAYFRGLPSWVKDDILLVSSFHEGELPFKYLGILITAGRLTKAQTQVLVGLDKGSKSSQILITAGRLRRNFFWDGKVELMRVPLVSWDKVCSPKEEGGLGIKDSSVWNIVALGKLVWWIYYSPDKLWVKWINQVYLNNESWNDYNPSGDVSWGWKNVCRAKDKLSPGYAHGQWSLDIRGYTVCSGCDLLRTRFQIVTWHKFIWHSWTVPKHRFLGWLMVREPMQVKEKLFALGICQDDQCLLCGNASETHNHLFVECVYSGRILIGMAKLYGISIPSRNRVHCEQVLLHPDIVLKQIQQVLKMRVDAVSNQILGTDKIWLSSIGLCK, from the exons ATGGCTTTGTTGTCGGGGATGGTGTATTGTTGGATTGTTATCTTCTATTGCTTTTTAGTTGTGTCTTCCATTGCCTTGAGGAAACCACTTCCTCAAG agggcCATGTGATCACTACCCTCATCAAAGTTCCCTTGGAAGCATTATCGGctttagaagcaagtaaggcaaACATAGTCATTGTAAGATGGAG GGAATCAGTTTGCAATGCAATACAAGATTTCTTCCAGTCTGGTAAACTTCTAAAGCAGCTGAATCATACCCTAATCACCCTTGTCCCTAAGTGTGCATTACCTCAGAATGTAACACAATTCAGACCCATCTCATATTGCAATGTAATTTATAAGTGTATCTCTAAGCTGCTATGTAGCAAATTATCTGAGGTTTTGCCTGATGTGATAAGTGATAATCAAGGAGGATTTGTTAAAGGAAGGAGCATTGTGGAAAACATCCTAATTTGCCAGGATATAGTGAGGCTTTATAATAGGAAAGCTATTTCTCCTAGGTTCCTTCTGAAAGTTGATTTGAAGAAAGCATATGATTCTATTAGTTGGGAGTTTTTAGAACAGATGCTTGGTGCTTTAAACTTCCCTGAGCAGTTTACTGCCCTTCTAATGGAGTGTGTTAGAAGTGCCAGCTACTCTTTAGTGCTCAATGGTGACATTTTTGGTTTCTTTAAATGGAAGAAGGGCCTCAGGCAAGGGGACCCTTTATCCCCCCTCATGTTTACCATTTCTATGGAATATCTTAGTAGAGTGTTGGCTTTTATTACTGAGAATATGGACTTTAAATTTCACCCTATGTGTGGTAAGCTCAAATTATCACacttgatgtttgcagatgacttaCTCTTGTTTAGTAAGGGGGATGTGGAGTCTATTATGGTTTTATTAAGAGCTTTTGCCACCTTTTCCAAAGCTTCTGGACTTCAAATGAGCCCTTCTAAAACCAATGCATATTTCAGAGGGCTTCCAAGTTGGGTAAAGGATGATATTCTGCTTGTCTCTAGTTTTCATGAAGGGGAGCTCCCATTTAAATATTTGGGAATCCTTATTACTGCAGGTAGATTGACAAAGGCTCAAACTCAAGTTCTTGTGGGACTTGACAAAGGCTCAAAGTCAAGTCAAATCCTTATTACTGCAGGTAGGTTGAGAAG GAACTTCTTTTGGGATGGTAAAGTGGAGCTGATGAGGGTACCTCTTGTTAGCTGGGACAAAGTTTGCTCTCCAAAGGAAGAAGGTGGTCTAGGCATCAAAGATAGTTCAGTGTGGAATATTGTAGCACTGGGTAAGTTGGTTTGGTGGATTTATTATAGCCCTGACAAGCTTTGGGTTAAATGGATAAATCAAGTTTACTTAAATAATGAGAGCTGGAATGATTATAACCCCAGTGGTGATGTTAGCTGGGGATGGAAGAATGTTTGTAGAGCTAAAGACAAACTTAGCCCAGGTTATGCTCATGGGCAGTGGTCTCTGGATATTAGAGGATACACAGTGTGCAGTGGATGTGATTTGTTGAGAACAAGATTTCAGATTGTGACTTGGCATAAGTTCATTTGGCATTCTTGGACTGTGCCAAAGCACAGATTTTTGGGTTGGCTAATGGTTAGAGAGCCGATGCAGGTTAAAGAAAAATTATTTGCTCTAGGTATTTGTCAAGATGACCAATGCTTACTTTGTGGCAATGCCTCTGAAACTCATAATCATCTATTTGTGGAGTGTGTGTACAGCGGGCGTATCCTTATAGGGATGGCAAAGCTTTACGGGATATCTATACCAAGT CGGAATCGAGTGCATTGCGAGCAGGTTCTCCTGCATCCTGATATAGTTCTTAAGCAAATTCAACAGGTTTTAAAAATGAGGGTTGATGCTGTTAGCAATCAGATTTTGGGTACTGACAAAATCTGGTTGAGTAGCATTGGTTTATGTAAGTAG